The DNA window tatatacaaatctgaTATTAATTGATTGCAAATTTCACTGGTTTGCATTAGAATGTGTTTATGCAATTATGTCCATATCCAATCATACCTTGTATACAAACAAAGTGTCAGCTTTCAGAGGCCAGTAACAGCCTGAGTTTTCAGCCTGAGCATTCTGAGTTACTGCTGTGGGTTTTAACAGGCCTTCGGATGCTACGTAACCTGAGTTGTGAGGTTTTTCACAGGACATCAGCCACATGCATGGAGTGCAAAGTTTGGAATAGAAATCAGCGTTACAGGCCTGTTTTGCAGTGAAGACTTATTTATACGAATCTCTGCACCCCATGCCAGGATTTTATCTATGCGGGACCTGTCCAGCCCACGCTTTCTTTTACCCTTTGAAATCAATTCTGAATAATTTCAGCAGTTTTACCACACTTGCTATATGAGTGGCCCCCTCCAGGTCCCCCAGAGCCTCACAACCCCCTGCTGCTACCAGCTgacagggaggagagggaggaagaaaataaaagcagaggggaaaaaaaacaaggcttCTGGGAAAACAAACACTAGTGCTGCTTCTTGGCACTCTTCATTTAACCCCTTCACTGACTCTGGCATGTGGAAAACAACAAGTATCGTCTGTTTTAATGTTTCCCGATTTTTATCCTGAGGGATAAATGACAGACGGTTCTGTTTATTaatagcattttctttttttattgcaaatacATATACAAAAGATTCTTTAAAGACAGTACAAATACATGGCGAGATtgcaggagagaaaaaaagaatattggAAACATCAGTTCTTTGATACTGAGAGAAAAGGAAATGGAGCTTGCAGAGCAGAAAGGATGGATGGTCCCTCTGGTGATCGCACAACAAAAGAAGCCtaacagaaaaactgtaaagtcTGTGTAACTGAGATACCATTTTCCAGTTCTTTCAGCCATAGATTAAAGTCAAACTCATAGAAAATtcacaaataacaaataatCCGTACGCATTATTGTTAGATAATTCCCCTGACCCcgagaaaaaaaggcaaatacatacttaaaatagacatttagataagataaataaaacaaaaacaaaaaaaggacgattacagcatgtaccatTTTGTCTAAGTACCTCCTGGGttgaaaatcaaaaacaaataaagggggggggggatttaTATGCTGTCTACATTGCAAAGAGGACAATTCATTAGTTATAAGAATAGTATGCAAAATAATTACTTTGAAATAAAGTTAAcgctaataaataaataaaatgttaaaactggATTTGACCTGGGGGAAGCTTGAGGGGAATGTGTTGGACACCAGcatggaggggagggggagactgCAGGGGGACACCCATGGGGTCAAAGGTGACATCCTGTAGCTGTCAAACACACGCTGTCAGACGGTAAGTGTAATCTCAGCTGTGGCCattgcacgcacgcacgcacacacacatgcatacaaaaAAGTttggtaaaatgtaaaatccaaGGCACGGATGGTGGAAAGAGCTGCAGTCTCCCCCTGTCAACACAGCACAACATTGTGAAACCAagtctctctcttttctcttgtATTGCCTAATAGCTTTTCCGATGATCATGACACTTGACTTCAACAGCATTACAGTTTCAATACAAACCATACTTGCTGAATGGCACATGGAAAGCGACAAAAAGAAGTAACAGGAACCAGAATCTGCACTACCGCAAGTGGTTAGTTGCTGaactggtttaaaaaaacatatcaaacttacttttttgttttatatctaCAGATACAAATAATTATCCTAACCCTCCCCCACCCACCCCGATGGGTTACAAACTGCCagcatatgaagaaaaaacaaaaagaaacatacaCAGTACCTACTGGAATATCAACAATCAATATGTCCTCACAGAGGATTTTCTTAAGTCTTTTCATctttctaaaaatatatatatagtttctATCTTGATACAATAGCAAGGCACTACGTGAGCCAATCACAAGTCCAGCTCTCCTCTTCTTTGAATTCAAGTGTCTGATTCAGGGGAAGAACTCTCCCTGGAGTAAAGTGTTTTGGGGTGTGTTGGATGTGTGTGGCTGTACATGTCACTGTGTCAGTGTGCTCAGGGTCTGGTGAGCTGGGTGTAAACTGGAGCCTGCTCCCAGTGCTGGGGGCTGCTCTGCGGGATGGAGGGGACCCCCGTGTTGTCGGCTATGGGAGTGTACATGGGCCTTTGGCTGGGGCTGCTCATGTAGCTGAAAGTCGAGTACAGCCCTGAGCCCTGCCCCGCCCCCGCGTGGCTGTAGTAGGAGGCGGTGGTGCCTCCCCCCTGGTGGTCGGAGTAGTCGTACTGCTGCGCCCTGGAGATGGCTGGGTAGGATGAGGAGGGGCTGTAGTGCTGCAGGTTGAAGGGGCTATAGGCAACGTGCTGAGGGGAGCCCTGCTGCTCGCTGTAGTGGCTTGGGCTCAGCTGCTCTGTCTTGATCTGGGTCCTGTGCTGGGCCTGAGCTGCTTCTGAGCCGCTGCTGCTCCCCAGGGTGGTCAgggtgtgctgctgctgtccctGCTGGTTCTGGCTTTTTGCCATCCAGGCTGCCGCACCTCCTGCCTGGGGGCTGACCGGGGCTCCGCTGCTGATGCTGTAGCTGCCGGTGTAGCTGACAGGCGTGGCGTTGCCAGGGCCGCTGGCGGAGCCAGGGTGGCCGTTGGGTGGGAGGTACTGATCGAACTCGTTGACGTCAAAGGTCTCAATGTGGGAGATGACATCACTGCTCAGCTCACCGATGTCCACATCACGGAAGTCGATGTTGAGCTGACGTCCACTGGGGCCATCGGGCAGAGAACGAAGGCCCACCTCACGCTTTAGGTCCATCTTGCCTGAACTGATATCAGTCTTTGGGGTGGTGGGAGGAGTAGGGGGGCCCTGGGAGCCTAAAAAGTGAAACACATGAGGTGTGACTTTAACTATTAATTCAACATTAAGTCTTGTACTTATTAAGCAAATCAACAGTTCTGGGttagaaaatgatttattaatctttttttcactttttaattaTACTCAAGAGAAAAATGGGAGAACATGAGGCTTCAAACAAACACTATTTGAAACATTGAACAACTgaagaaagtgaaaaagaaagtgaaaattaGTTTTCTCTCTTCTCACCTGAGTGCTCACCCGGAGAGTGCACCTCTCCCATGCTGGAAGCTGGAGAGTCCGCCTGCTGTAGGGCCTTGAAGATGGCATTAGGGGAAATGTGCGTCTGCTCACTGCCGTCCTCCGGTTCGCTCTGTCCGTTCTTCACCGACTTCCTTCGCCGGGGCTGGTATTTGTAGTCCGGGTGATCCTTCTTGTGCTGCACCCGGAGCCGCTCAGCCTCCTCCACAAACGGCCGCTTCTCCCCTTCGTTGAGAAGTCTGTGCGTAAAGTGTAccgttattattattttttacttgaAACGCTACGAATTTTCGACAGAAATCTACATTAAATGAGCTTTTACGaagtaaaacagcaaaagaaaaatcagTGAACGTGATAAATATTTTGCAGCTTTAAAACTTTATGTTTTAACACAGAACGTACAATTGTGCCAACAGAAAAGTGGTCAAATTTGAAATGCATTCGAAATCCAAATAACGCATCATAAATCGGTGCGTAAAAGCGGAATAGCAGATCATCCACACTTACCTCCAGAGTTTCCCCAGAGTTTTGCTGAGCTCCGCGTTATGAAGGTGCGGGTACTGATCTGCCAGCTTCCTCCGAGCAGCCTGAGCCCACACCATGAAGGCATTCATCGGTCTCTTAACGTGAGGCTTGTTCTTAGTAGATCCGTTAACGCGCACCGGCATCGGTACGAGGGTCCAGTCGTAACCCTTGAGCACCTGGGACACTGCCTCGCGGATGCAAGCGGGAAACTTATCTTCCTCGTCCTTCTTGAAGTCGGCCAGGGTTCCGTCCGCTCTGAGCAGCCCGTTCTCAGACGGCCGGGTGTTCTCGGTGTCGGAACCCGAGCCAGACGGACACGGGGAGCCCGCGGAGTCCTCGGACATGCTCGGGCTCGGGGCATCAGAGAGACACTTGTCTTGTTCCTCCGTCATTTTCAGGTAGGGGTCGAGGAGATTCATACGAAAAACTGTTTGGTGCCAACTTACGCGTGAAATTGGGGAGTTAATTCTGCTTTCTCGCGAGAGGAAAAGCCTCTAAACTGACTTTACCTTGCCAGGATGCGTTCGAGAAAAATCTTAAAAGTCAGAAAAGTGCGCAAAAAAGCCGATTCTCTCTTGCTCCGGTGCCGTGCGTAACACCGATTTGAACAGCGAGTGTCTTTACGCACGAGTTTTATTGCAGACTCCCCGGGTCACTCTGTTTTCTGCAAACGGATCCGCACTtggaatgacaaaaaaagccaGCTGGTAAGAGTTTGTTTTCAGCTATGCAGAATGTAACGATAAAGAGCTCCTTTCTGGTCCCCGAGTACAATCCCCAGAACGCTTGAGTGCTTTGAACTGCAAACGTTTTGCATGCTGGCTTTATAGCAGCTCTACTATGCTGAGGAAAGCCCAAATCTGATTGGCTGGCAGCATGTGACGCCAAAGTAAAGGAATTTGATCCCATTTTCCCTCTCCTAACCagctcagaaaacacacacacatttctttgaaacacacacagctcaccAGCCTCTATATTCTCTGTTTAATTCTGCTAGATTTTCCTATAGATATTTTCAAGGCTGTATGGGGAAAAAgtgattttcaacatttaatcaGACATATGGAATATTTATGTATATGCCGTAAGTGAGTCAAAGTGACAGATTTTataatgaaggaaaacagtgaaAGAAACAAAGTCATTGCAGGAGGATGTGGTAAGTAAAAGATCAAAccacaaagaagaaaaccatTAAATCTACACGCCACATGACAAATGACATCCTACACAGCTATAGACACTTTATATTCCGACTTTTAAACCATTTTCTTGTGTTTCCAAGTATCTTCCCCCGCCTCGGTTTCATACATACAGTTCCATTATCTGGACAATAGGGGGAGACAGCAGTCTAGAAACCCAGTAAGCTCACCTCCCCTCCCTTTGCCAAGAGCAGCAgggggagaaggagggaggaggagggaggagggcgAGCAGACTGCTGCAGAGCAACAgttgctgtcaaacatcagcTTCTGATTTGTGTCGCTCATATCATTTCCAACAACAGAGCAATAATCCAGTGAATTGCGGATTCTGTTCAGTTTGCTGACTGTTCAACATTCTGCCTTCTGTCCTTACCTTTTTCCACAAATGGTCCTAATAAAACTGGGAACATTTAAAGAGTTGTGTTTCACAGTATTATAACTTTATATTCATTTTGGAATTAAACACATATTTGAGACTTCCAATATGacttccaatggcaggttttatTTAAAAGAGGGGAAgtacgtttttgttttttgttttttttagttctaCATATTATTTTGGAAAAGCACTCTGTACaacttttagcttttttttttggctcagcAGTTGTGACCCAGTGGGACAAATGATGGCAGATCCTTTACTTAAGAAAAGGTAACAGCATTGTCACATGAAAATAGCTCTTAATATGTTAAAGTGGAGCATTCAATTTCTTATATAGGGTATTGTATGCTAGTAGTACTGGCAAAATACCA is part of the Acanthochromis polyacanthus isolate Apoly-LR-REF ecotype Palm Island chromosome 19, KAUST_Apoly_ChrSc, whole genome shotgun sequence genome and encodes:
- the LOC110951757 gene encoding transcription factor Sox-9-A-like; the protein is MNLLDPYLKMTEEQDKCLSDAPSPSMSEDSAGSPCPSGSGSDTENTRPSENGLLRADGTLADFKKDEEDKFPACIREAVSQVLKGYDWTLVPMPVRVNGSTKNKPHVKRPMNAFMVWAQAARRKLADQYPHLHNAELSKTLGKLWRLLNEGEKRPFVEEAERLRVQHKKDHPDYKYQPRRRKSVKNGQSEPEDGSEQTHISPNAIFKALQQADSPASSMGEVHSPGEHSGSQGPPTPPTTPKTDISSGKMDLKREVGLRSLPDGPSGRQLNIDFRDVDIGELSSDVISHIETFDVNEFDQYLPPNGHPGSASGPGNATPVSYTGSYSISSGAPVSPQAGGAAAWMAKSQNQQGQQQHTLTTLGSSSGSEAAQAQHRTQIKTEQLSPSHYSEQQGSPQHVAYSPFNLQHYSPSSSYPAISRAQQYDYSDHQGGGTTASYYSHAGAGQGSGLYSTFSYMSSPSQRPMYTPIADNTGVPSIPQSSPQHWEQAPVYTQLTRP